In candidate division KSB1 bacterium, a single window of DNA contains:
- a CDS encoding carbohydrate binding family 9 domain-containing protein, with protein sequence MKKQRLLLNWILLWPNLLFAGDHDRTLLAVRTATPPKIDGFLIEPAWALAPAAADFLQRDPHEGQPATEATEIRVLYDDEALYFGCMMHDREPDKIMARLTRRDNEIESDVISIRLDSYHDHKTAYEFTVLASGVKVDILQFNDARSEDDSWDAVWDVKTQILRGEIDVAGNGALTPRGWSAEIKIPFHALRYSPAKDGKNIWGLNFIRRISRKQERSHWVLVPKSESGFISRFGHLMIEGDLPSPRRLELLPYSIGKSRFTHPTLVTPPDATHAFSSNAGFDLKYGLSNNLTLDLTVNPDFGQVEADPAVLNLSTFETFYPEKRPFFIEGTQILQFTTFGGRFGPGLFYSRRIGQGGDEPATILGAAKITGKTAGGLAIGALQAVTDKKLDAPAASYSIVRLKQDLLENSTLGMIATAVARENRFPAFTGGVDWNLRFQQSIYGLDGFFAGSQTTQDLTRRITGASGRLRFGKDGGKHWLYSISTDFTGRHYNINDAGFSRRPNDYGANFELRYKEDQPGKILRRWNIRADRHLRWNFDGAQLFNDYGVNTRWEWLNYWEMGLRSRYSLAADDDRESRGFGRYRKPRSFSAGFEFETDSRKPIIAEFETEHLRDAKGQRQWNTALGAEIRPTTWAEINLQLGYGRSRDREAWVDNPGDSLSVFGFRDTDEYDLTLRSNLTFTRDLTLQIYGQAFVAKGHYDRFKKLVTPTTLIPYAYHDNPDFNEQAFHLNVVWRWEYRPGSVLYLVWTQARAGEGANYFTRVRRDFRETFSLPAENVVLLKVSYWLRP encoded by the coding sequence ATGAAAAAACAACGCTTACTTCTGAACTGGATTCTGCTTTGGCCAAATTTACTTTTTGCCGGCGATCACGACCGGACGCTTCTTGCGGTGCGCACGGCCACACCGCCGAAAATCGATGGCTTTCTCATCGAGCCAGCTTGGGCGCTGGCGCCGGCGGCGGCTGATTTTCTGCAGCGTGACCCTCACGAAGGCCAACCGGCGACCGAAGCGACCGAAATTCGCGTTCTCTATGATGACGAAGCGCTGTACTTCGGCTGCATGATGCACGACCGCGAACCAGATAAAATCATGGCGCGGCTCACGCGGCGCGACAACGAGATCGAATCCGACGTCATTTCCATCCGCCTCGACAGCTACCACGATCACAAGACGGCTTATGAATTCACCGTTTTGGCTTCGGGCGTGAAAGTGGATATTTTGCAATTTAACGACGCGCGCAGCGAAGACGATTCATGGGACGCCGTGTGGGACGTTAAAACACAAATCCTGCGCGGTGAAATCGACGTGGCGGGCAACGGCGCCCTAACGCCGCGAGGCTGGTCGGCGGAGATAAAAATACCGTTTCACGCCCTGCGTTACTCGCCGGCAAAAGATGGCAAAAATATTTGGGGCCTCAACTTCATCCGCCGGATCAGCCGCAAGCAAGAGCGGTCGCATTGGGTTTTGGTGCCGAAAAGCGAAAGCGGGTTCATTTCGCGTTTTGGGCATTTGATGATCGAAGGCGATTTGCCGAGCCCGCGCCGGCTCGAGCTTCTCCCCTATTCCATCGGTAAAAGCAGATTCACCCATCCCACTCTGGTCACGCCGCCCGATGCAACACACGCTTTCAGCAGCAACGCCGGTTTCGATTTGAAATATGGCTTGAGCAACAATCTCACACTCGATCTCACGGTCAACCCGGATTTCGGCCAGGTCGAAGCTGATCCGGCGGTGCTGAATCTCTCGACCTTCGAAACATTTTATCCCGAAAAGCGGCCGTTTTTTATCGAAGGCACCCAAATCCTGCAGTTCACAACCTTTGGCGGAAGGTTTGGGCCGGGGTTGTTTTATTCGCGGCGCATCGGCCAGGGCGGCGATGAGCCGGCAACAATTTTGGGCGCGGCAAAAATTACCGGCAAAACCGCTGGGGGACTGGCCATCGGCGCGCTGCAAGCCGTGACCGATAAAAAGCTCGACGCGCCGGCCGCGAGCTACAGCATCGTGCGGCTGAAACAGGATCTTTTGGAAAATTCCACTCTCGGAATGATTGCCACCGCCGTGGCGCGCGAAAATCGTTTTCCTGCCTTCACCGGCGGCGTCGATTGGAATTTGCGTTTCCAACAGAGTATTTACGGCCTGGATGGTTTCTTCGCTGGCTCACAGACGACACAAGATCTCACGCGGCGAATAACCGGCGCCTCGGGGAGATTGCGCTTCGGAAAAGACGGCGGCAAACATTGGCTTTATTCGATAAGCACGGATTTCACCGGCCGGCACTATAACATCAACGACGCCGGTTTTTCCCGGCGGCCCAATGATTACGGCGCGAATTTCGAGCTGCGTTACAAAGAAGATCAACCGGGAAAAATTTTGCGACGGTGGAACATTCGCGCCGACCGGCACCTGCGCTGGAATTTCGACGGCGCGCAGCTTTTCAACGATTACGGCGTGAACACGCGCTGGGAATGGCTCAACTATTGGGAGATGGGGCTGCGCAGCCGTTATTCGCTTGCCGCAGACGATGATCGTGAATCGCGCGGCTTCGGGCGGTATCGAAAACCGCGCAGCTTCTCCGCGGGGTTTGAATTTGAAACCGACAGCCGCAAGCCCATCATTGCCGAGTTTGAGACCGAGCATCTCCGTGATGCCAAAGGCCAGCGGCAGTGGAACACGGCGCTGGGCGCGGAAATTCGTCCGACCACCTGGGCGGAAATCAATCTGCAACTCGGATACGGCCGCTCGCGTGACCGCGAAGCGTGGGTGGATAACCCCGGCGACTCGCTGAGCGTCTTTGGCTTTCGTGACACCGATGAATACGATTTGACCTTGCGCAGCAACCTCACATTCACCCGCGATTTGACGCTGCAAATTTACGGACAAGCCTTCGTCGCCAAAGGCCACTATGATCGATTCAAAAAGTTGGTCACGCCGACAACCTTGATTCCCTACGCCTACCATGACAATCCGGATTTCAATGAACAAGCTTTTCATCTCAACGTCGTTTGGCGCTGGGAATATCGCCCGGGCAGCGTGCTCTATCTGGTGTGGACGCAGGCCCGCGCCGGCGAAGG